The following coding sequences lie in one Lolium perenne isolate Kyuss_39 chromosome 2, Kyuss_2.0, whole genome shotgun sequence genomic window:
- the LOC139835798 gene encoding uncharacterized protein, which yields MLLDADYFNDDATHSSKEFQRRFRMNKELFLKIDHSVRDYDKYFMAKQDCTGLWGFTSIQKCTIAMRCLACGAPPDTTNDYLRMTESTCTKTAYRFCRAVIAVFAKYYLRAPREDDTSRILQKNAARGFPGMLGSIDWDLQGAYW from the exons ATGCTGCTTGACGCCGACTACTTCAACGACGACGCGACTCATTCGTCGAAGGAATTTCAGCgccggtttaggatgaacaaggagcTGTTCTTGAAGATTGACCACAGCGTCAGGGATTACGACAAGTACTTCATGGCCAAGCAAGATTGCACAGGTTTGTGGGGCTTCACCTCAATTCAGAAGTGCACTATTGCAATGCGCTGTCTTGCATGcggagctcctccagatacaaCCAATGACTACCTACGGATGACAGAGTCGACATGTACAAAGACTGCTTACAGGTTCTGCCGAGCCGTTATAGCGGTGTTTGCTAAATATtatttgagagcaccaagagAAGATGATACATCTCGGATCCTGCAAAAGAATGCAGCAagagggtttcctgggatgctcggAAGCATTGACT GGGATCTACAAGGGGCATACTGGTGA